Proteins co-encoded in one Amia ocellicauda isolate fAmiCal2 chromosome 11, fAmiCal2.hap1, whole genome shotgun sequence genomic window:
- the stk40 gene encoding serine/threonine-protein kinase 40 has protein sequence MSKRRASERGAGETSARASKILCTGITGSNAKRAGPFILGPRLGNSPVPSIVQCLARKDGTDDFYQLKILTLEERADKAVETQEERQGKMLLHTEYSLLSLLHSQDGVVHHHGLFQDRAYEIIEDHEANKIRKMKKRICLVLDCLCAHDFSDKTADLINLQHYVIKEKRLSERETIVIFYDVVRVVEALHKKNIVHRDLKLGNMVLNKRTHRITITNFCLGKHLVSEDDLLKDQRGSPAYISPDVLSGRPYRGKPSDMWALGVVLFTMLYGQFPFYDSIPQELFRKIKAAEYTIPEDGRVSDNTVCLIRKLLVLDPQQRLTAAEVRESLSSIIASWQSMSSLSGPLQVVPDIDDQVNHPEHLQEAKVMEESSQYEFENYMRQQLILAEEKNTIHEAKSFLHKRQFGSIPPVRRLGHDAQPVSPLDAALLAQRFLRK, from the exons ATGTCCAAACGCAGAGCATCGGAGAGGGGTGCAGGGGAGACCTCGGCCAGGGCCAGCAAGATCCTCTGCACAGGAATCACAGGAAGCAATGCCAAGAGAGCCGGGCCCTTCATACTAG GACCCCGGCTCGGGAACTCCCCGGTGCCAAGTATAGTCCAGTGTCTGGCCAGGAAAGATGGCACGGATGACTTCTACCAGTTAAag ATCCTCACTCTGGAAGAAAGGGCGGACAAGGCCGTGGAGACGCAGGAGGAGCGCCAGGGCAAGATGCTGCTGCACACCGAGTACTCCCTGCTGTCTCTGCTGCACAGCCAGGATGGGGTGGTGCATCACCACGGCCTGTTCCAG GACCGGGCCTACGAGATCATTGAAGACCATGAAGCCAACAAAATCCGAAAGATGAAGAAGCGGATCTGCCTCGTGCTCGACTGCCTCTGTGCTCACGATTTCAGTGACAAGACGGCGGACCTCATAAACCTGCAGCATTATGTCATCAAGGAGAAGCGGCTCAGCGAGAGGGAAACCATTGTCATATTCTACGACGTGGTACGAGTTGTGGAAGCTCTGCATAAG AAAAACATTGTTCATCGAGACCTGAAGCTCGGGAACATGGTGCTCAACAAGAG GACTCATAGAATAACCATCACCAACTTCTGCCTGGGGAAGCACCTGGTGAGTGAGGATGACCTTCTCAAGGATCAGCGGGGAAGCCCGGCCTACATCAGCCCAGATGTGCTCAGCG GCCGGCCGTACCGCGGGAAGCCCAGTGACATGTGGGCCCTGGGCGTGGTGCTTTTCACGATGCTGTACGGCCAGTTTCCCTTCTACGACAGCATCCCTCAGGAGCTCTTCCGGAAGATTAAAGCTGCCGAATACACCATCCCCGA GGACGGGCGGGTGTCGGACAACACTGTGTGTCTCATTCGCAAGCTGCTGGTGCTCGACCCCCAGCAGAGACTGACGGCGGCCGAGGTCCGGGAGTCTCTCAGCAGCATCATTGCATCATG GCAGTCCATGTCTTCTCTCAGTGGTCCACTACAGGTCGTGCCTGACATCGACGACCAGGTCAACCACCCCGAACATCTCCAGGAG GCCAAGGTGATGGAGGAGTCCTCGCAGTACGAGTTCGAGAACTACATGCGGCAGCAGCTGATCCTGGCCGAGGAGAAGAACACTATCCACGAAGCCAAGAGTTTCCTCCACAAGCGCCAGTTCGGCAGCATCCCCCCGGTGCGGCGCCTGGGCCACGATGCACAGCCTGTCAGCCCCCTGGACGCCGCACTCCTCGCCCAGCGCTTCCTGCGGAAGTGA